In the Telopea speciosissima isolate NSW1024214 ecotype Mountain lineage chromosome 2, Tspe_v1, whole genome shotgun sequence genome, one interval contains:
- the LOC122649713 gene encoding uncharacterized protein LOC122649713 isoform X2: protein MNRGYFADISELKKHGGKIAMANKVIIPAISALKFPSREVNFSDGKSLKLPIVSEGNGVEAKKMAVPAASLMCLSFRASSQAMIDSWTVPFLEAFRASRNIQMYEVSFIDSWFLSMNPIKRLLLRIMRKSNDDEKNNALQRQFVYSFGDHYYFRKELKILNLLTGYIFLLDRFGRIRWQGFGLATKEELASLLSSTSRLLEEK, encoded by the exons ATGAATAGAGGATACTTTGCTGACATTTCCGAGCTGAAGAAACATGGTGGTAAG ATTGCAATGGCGAATAAAGTTATCATTCCTGCCATATCTGCTTTGAAGTTTCCCTCAAGGGAAGTCAACTTCTCAGATGGGAAGAGTCTTAAACTACCCATTGTTTCTGAAGGAAATGGAGTTGAAGCTAAAAAAATGGCTGTACCTGCGGCATCTTTAATGTGTCTTTCATTTCGAGCAAGCTCTCAG GCAATGATTGATTCTTGGACTGTACCATTTCTGGAAGCATTTAGGGCATCAAGAAATATACAAATGTATGAG GTTTCGTTTATAGACTCTTGGTTCTTATCAATGAATCCCATCAAGCGACTGCTTCTTCGGATAATGCGGAAGTCCAACGATGATGAAAAGAACAATGCTCTCCAAAGGCAGTTTGTATACTCATTTGGCGATCACTATTACTTCAGAAAAGAGCTTAAAATATTGAACCTTCTGACAGG GTATATTTTCCTGCTGGACAGGTTTGGTAGAATTAGATGGCAAGGTTTTGGATTGGCAACAAAAGAAGAGTTGGCATCGCTGCTTTCATCTACATCCCGTCTATTGGAAGAAAAATGA
- the LOC122649713 gene encoding uncharacterized protein LOC122649713 isoform X1, with product MMQRVKHLMKAHHCKAIGKATISGLLLRGSHEAQLFFLPSQKTTYRCLDIYQIGNKAAIEKERARLTDEMNRGYFADISELKKHGGKIAMANKVIIPAISALKFPSREVNFSDGKSLKLPIVSEGNGVEAKKMAVPAASLMCLSFRASSQAMIDSWTVPFLEAFRASRNIQMYEVSFIDSWFLSMNPIKRLLLRIMRKSNDDEKNNALQRQFVYSFGDHYYFRKELKILNLLTGYIFLLDRFGRIRWQGFGLATKEELASLLSSTSRLLEEK from the exons ATGATGCAGAGGGTGAAGCATCTGATGAAGGCTCACCACTGTAAAGCCATCGGAAAAGCTACTATTTCAGGTCTGCTTCTCAGAGGAAGCCATGAAGCCCAGCTATTCTTTCTCCCCTCACAGAAGACTACCTATCGCTGCCTTGACATCTACcag ATCGGCAACAAAGCGGCCATTGAGAAGGAGCGTGCTAGACT TACAGATGAAATGAATAGAGGATACTTTGCTGACATTTCCGAGCTGAAGAAACATGGTGGTAAG ATTGCAATGGCGAATAAAGTTATCATTCCTGCCATATCTGCTTTGAAGTTTCCCTCAAGGGAAGTCAACTTCTCAGATGGGAAGAGTCTTAAACTACCCATTGTTTCTGAAGGAAATGGAGTTGAAGCTAAAAAAATGGCTGTACCTGCGGCATCTTTAATGTGTCTTTCATTTCGAGCAAGCTCTCAG GCAATGATTGATTCTTGGACTGTACCATTTCTGGAAGCATTTAGGGCATCAAGAAATATACAAATGTATGAG GTTTCGTTTATAGACTCTTGGTTCTTATCAATGAATCCCATCAAGCGACTGCTTCTTCGGATAATGCGGAAGTCCAACGATGATGAAAAGAACAATGCTCTCCAAAGGCAGTTTGTATACTCATTTGGCGATCACTATTACTTCAGAAAAGAGCTTAAAATATTGAACCTTCTGACAGG GTATATTTTCCTGCTGGACAGGTTTGGTAGAATTAGATGGCAAGGTTTTGGATTGGCAACAAAAGAAGAGTTGGCATCGCTGCTTTCATCTACATCCCGTCTATTGGAAGAAAAATGA